The genomic segment TGCAAGGGAGACAGTGTGCCGGATATAGCGCGCGGCCGTTTTGAGTCTAAATATCTTTTGAAGTATCATTACAAATCTCTGCTTCCTGCAGCCATCACCTCCAAGAGGAAACAGGGTGGATTTGCACCTATGCCTCTTTTCTTCCAAGATCCTTTGCAGCGTGCACATCTCAAGGATTTCATTCTTTCTGCCGACATTTACGAGGATTTCCTCAATCGTGACGGTGTGGAACGGTTCCTGAATGAGTACGACCGCGAGGCATCCCGGAAAGGCGGGTGGTTCTGGTACAAGCAGAACAAGGCTTTGCAGTATTTCAACTTGTTGACGCTTGTCACTTGGTGGGAGGAATTTATAGAAAGGAAAGAAGTGAAGTACTGGTGATTGCATAAAGTAGGTTTTGTTGAAAAAAAGAATATGTAAAAATGTCGATAAAGGAGCAAGCTGCTAAAAGTGTGTTTTGGAGTGCAGCGGAGCGTTTTTCCGTACAAGGCATCCAGTTTGTGCTGACTCTCGTCATCGCCCGTATCCTGTCGCCGGACGCATACGGGTTGGTGGCAATGCTAGGCATTTTCATGGCTCTTTCTCAGGTGCTGGTCGACAGTGGATTTGCCAATGCTCTTATTCAAAAGAAAGACCGTACGGAAACCGATTACAGTACTGCTTTCTATTTCAATGCCGCAGGTTCGTTGCTGATTTACCTGTGTTTGTTTGTCTGTGCACCTTTGATAGCTCGTTTTTTTGCTGAACCGCAGCTTACTGTTATTGCTCGCGTGATAGGCCTGACTCTGGTCATAAACTCTTTGGGCATTGTGCAGCAGGCGCGGCTGACGGTGGACTTGGACTTCAAGCGTCTGGCGCGGGCTTCGCTGGGAGCGGTGGCTATTAGCGGGGCTGTCGGCATCTGGTTGGCCTATCATGGGTTCGGTGTATGGACTTTGGTGTGGCAAAGCCTTCTGAACAGTCTTCTTCGTGTCGTTTTCTTATGGATATTTTCTCGTTGGATGCCTCGTTGGATTTTCTCATGGCAGTCGTTTCGTGTACTTTTCTCTTTCGGTTCCAAACTGATGCTGGCCAACCTGCTGCACACTTTTTATGTCAACTGCTATTCCCTGATTATAGGAAAGTGCTTTTCGGCTTCCCAACTGGGGTTCTTTAACCGTTCCTACACGTTGGCGCAGTTTCCTTCCACCAACTTCACGAACATTGTTGTTCGTGCGGTCTATCCCATTCAGTGCCGTTATCAAGATGATATGCCCCGGTTGCGCAGCATGTTCCTGAAATATATGCGCATGTCGTGCTACTTGATTTTTCCTGTCATGGTGGCAGTGGCAGCATTGGCAGAGCCGCTGGTAGAAGTTGTATTGACGGACAAATGGCTTCCAGCGGTCCCTTACCTGCAGATTCTTTGCGTGGCTTTTATGTGGGATCCGGTGATGAAAATCAATCATAGCATTTTGAACGTGAAAGGGCGTACCGACTATTTCCTGTATGCCGAGATATGGAAGAAGCTCATTGCGTTTGCCATATTGTTTGTCACGATTCCTTTAGGGGTATCGGCCATGTGCTGGGGACTGGTGCTGTATTCCTTTGCCGACATGGGAGTGATTATCTGCTATTCCCGCAAGCTGATGAAGGCCGGTTATCTGCGCCAGCTTTGTGAATTACTGCCGGTGCTGTTGCTGAATGGCATAATGGGGATGTGCCTGTACCTGATTACGCTTTTGCCGTTGTCCGCATGGGAACGGCTTCTCTTAGGTGTGCCGTCGGGACTGATAATTTATGTTGTGGGGTCCTGCGTGTTCCATATGTCTGAATGGCAGATGCTGCTTTCGGTTCTGAATAAGTCGGGAGGACGCTCTTCTCTATCTTCCGAGTAGTGCATCCTCCTGTTCTCATTCTTACCACTTTTCTTTTCCCACATCGAAGCATGGACATTGTTTGGTCCATTATTTTAAAAAATCCTACAAAGGTAACATCTTTTGCCGGTAATGGAAGAATATTTCAGGGTGGAGAGCAATCTTGTGGCTCTTATTTTGCTATCTTTGTCTTATGAATAGGAACAATGTATTGCGTGGGGAGGTAGCGAAGTGACAGCCGGAAAGAACTTGACTATTGAGACTTTGCGGGGGATTGCCATTCTGTTGGTGGTGGCGGGACATGTTATTGGTTCTGCACCCGACGGCGGAATGAAGATTGATTTTCCGCATCCGCTACGTTATTTGTATTTGTGGATAGACTACATACAGATGCCGCTTTTCACTGCCATTGCAGGGTGGGTGTATGCTTTGAAGCCTGCTGCTTTGCCAGGTGGTTTCGTGGTGTTTGCACGCAAAAAGGCTATGCGGTTGCTGGTGCCTATGATTGTAGTGGGAACGCTCTATTTCGTGATACAGTATCTTGTACCGGGAACCAACAACAAGGGAGATATTACCCGGATGTGGCGCATTTACTTTTTTCCATATACCATTTACTGGTACTTGCCCTCGCTGTTTCTTATCTTCAT from the Bacteroides eggerthii genome contains:
- a CDS encoding lipopolysaccharide biosynthesis protein codes for the protein MSIKEQAAKSVFWSAAERFSVQGIQFVLTLVIARILSPDAYGLVAMLGIFMALSQVLVDSGFANALIQKKDRTETDYSTAFYFNAAGSLLIYLCLFVCAPLIARFFAEPQLTVIARVIGLTLVINSLGIVQQARLTVDLDFKRLARASLGAVAISGAVGIWLAYHGFGVWTLVWQSLLNSLLRVVFLWIFSRWMPRWIFSWQSFRVLFSFGSKLMLANLLHTFYVNCYSLIIGKCFSASQLGFFNRSYTLAQFPSTNFTNIVVRAVYPIQCRYQDDMPRLRSMFLKYMRMSCYLIFPVMVAVAALAEPLVEVVLTDKWLPAVPYLQILCVAFMWDPVMKINHSILNVKGRTDYFLYAEIWKKLIAFAILFVTIPLGVSAMCWGLVLYSFADMGVIICYSRKLMKAGYLRQLCELLPVLLLNGIMGMCLYLITLLPLSAWERLLLGVPSGLIIYVVGSCVFHMSEWQMLLSVLNKSGGRSSLSSE